From Vreelandella neptunia, the proteins below share one genomic window:
- a CDS encoding formate/nitrite transporter family protein — MSYLMPSEFVTKLVDQGESKVYMGTRDTLIRSFMAGATLALAVIFAITIATQTGHFLIGALLFPVGFVMLYLMGYDLLTGVFTLVPLAWLDKRPGVTLPRMLKCWALVGLGNLGGALFIATFGYLNFTMGGTEEINAVGQTMMAVGESRTVGYQEAGIAGWIVLFLRGMFCNWMVSMGVVGAAISTTVSGKIMAMWMPIIVFFYLGFEHSVVNMFLFPIGLMMGADFTLYQYIMWNEIPTVLGNLVGGLTLVGLVLYTTHVRTQAKKVLS; from the coding sequence ATGTCTTATCTAATGCCAAGTGAATTTGTCACCAAGTTGGTGGATCAGGGTGAGTCCAAAGTCTATATGGGTACTCGGGATACGCTTATCCGTTCCTTTATGGCGGGGGCGACCCTAGCGTTGGCAGTTATTTTTGCCATTACCATCGCGACCCAAACAGGCCACTTTTTAATTGGAGCACTGCTCTTCCCCGTGGGCTTTGTGATGCTCTACCTGATGGGCTATGACCTGCTCACTGGTGTTTTTACGCTGGTACCTCTTGCATGGCTCGACAAAAGACCCGGTGTGACACTGCCGCGCATGCTGAAGTGCTGGGCGCTGGTGGGTCTTGGCAACCTTGGAGGTGCCCTATTTATCGCCACCTTCGGCTACCTGAATTTCACCATGGGCGGCACCGAGGAGATCAACGCTGTCGGCCAAACGATGATGGCCGTTGGAGAAAGTCGCACGGTGGGTTATCAGGAGGCGGGGATTGCCGGCTGGATCGTGCTCTTCCTGAGGGGCATGTTCTGTAACTGGATGGTCTCCATGGGCGTGGTGGGCGCCGCCATCTCCACAACGGTGTCCGGCAAAATCATGGCCATGTGGATGCCAATTATTGTGTTTTTCTATCTCGGTTTTGAGCACTCCGTGGTCAACATGTTCCTGTTCCCAATTGGTCTGATGATGGGCGCTGACTTCACTCTGTATCAATACATCATGTGGAACGAGATTCCCACGGTACTGGGTAACTTGGTCGGCGGCCTGACCCTGGTTGGTCTCGTTCTTTACACCACCCACGTCCGTACCCAAGCCAAAAAAGTGTTGTCTTGA
- a CDS encoding sigma 54-interacting transcriptional regulator has translation MDEQQRNHTAALMVAFSPLAMIVVDPYADKLLDANSAACELLNINEALPLKAPFSHRLSASLPLWVSFTDETLVQKTAWSDDLVILDMLRQPYRVEVYAQHIEDSSQLLLTLIDRNKAEQRRAKAELGRQHRQGEVGWQRVEQVFERIEKQNQLILGAAGEGIYGLDAEGKTTFVNPAAERILGWSTEDMVGHDAHLMFHHTHADGSHFPVQQCPIHASFSDGQVHHVDNEVFWHKNGEAIPVEYTSTPIFEMGRLVGAVVLFRDIRERKRAEQQLRDALAEVESLKQRLELENEYLQEEIKAELNHRDIVGNSPAVAKLIQQIELVAPTSANVLISGESGTGKELIARAIHAGSSRSDRPLIRVNCAAIPRDLFESEFFGHVKGAFTGAVQDRPGRFELAHGGTLFLDEVGEIPLELQSKLLRVLQDQQFERVGDNRTREVDVRVIAATNRDLRDMIEEGHFREDLYFRLNVFPIDSVPLRKRIEDVPLLARHFLQRACLKFNKPGVRIPPAQLEILQRYPWPGNIRELENIIERQVIVTQDRRLMFDDLLLGEPPRAIGLTNPVAPAHASVEKSETLLLTEHALGQRQRESTIAALERAGGKVSGAGGAAELLGIKPTTLASRLNKWGIDTREFRRREPHLSPRHHALD, from the coding sequence ATGGATGAGCAACAACGCAATCACACCGCGGCGCTGATGGTCGCTTTTTCACCTTTGGCGATGATAGTGGTCGACCCTTATGCCGATAAGTTACTGGACGCTAACTCTGCCGCCTGTGAGTTGCTCAATATTAATGAAGCACTGCCTCTAAAGGCGCCTTTTAGCCATCGTTTAAGTGCTTCACTGCCGCTATGGGTGAGCTTCACCGATGAGACGCTGGTGCAAAAAACGGCCTGGTCGGATGACCTGGTGATACTAGACATGCTGCGCCAGCCTTATCGGGTAGAAGTTTATGCCCAGCATATTGAAGACTCTTCACAGCTGTTACTGACGCTGATAGACCGCAATAAAGCTGAGCAGCGGCGAGCAAAAGCGGAATTAGGCCGCCAACACCGCCAGGGGGAAGTGGGTTGGCAGCGGGTCGAACAGGTGTTCGAACGGATTGAAAAGCAGAACCAGCTGATTCTGGGCGCAGCGGGTGAGGGGATTTACGGCCTGGATGCTGAAGGAAAAACCACCTTCGTGAATCCTGCCGCCGAGCGAATTCTGGGCTGGAGTACCGAAGATATGGTAGGCCACGATGCGCACCTAATGTTTCATCATACCCACGCCGATGGCAGCCACTTCCCGGTGCAGCAGTGTCCTATCCACGCCTCATTCAGCGACGGCCAGGTGCACCACGTCGATAACGAGGTGTTCTGGCACAAAAATGGTGAGGCGATTCCCGTTGAGTACACCAGCACCCCTATTTTTGAAATGGGCCGTTTGGTCGGGGCGGTGGTGCTATTTCGCGATATTCGTGAGCGCAAGCGCGCCGAGCAGCAGTTGCGTGATGCCCTTGCAGAAGTGGAGTCACTCAAACAGCGTCTGGAACTGGAGAATGAGTACCTTCAAGAAGAGATAAAAGCGGAGCTTAACCACCGCGATATTGTTGGCAATAGCCCGGCGGTGGCAAAACTGATCCAGCAGATTGAGCTGGTCGCTCCCACTAGCGCCAACGTGTTGATTAGCGGCGAGTCGGGTACCGGCAAAGAGCTGATTGCCCGGGCCATTCATGCCGGTAGCTCGCGCAGCGATCGACCGCTGATCCGCGTGAACTGTGCTGCTATTCCCCGTGATCTGTTTGAAAGCGAGTTTTTTGGCCATGTCAAAGGCGCCTTTACCGGCGCGGTACAGGATCGCCCTGGGCGCTTTGAGCTTGCCCACGGCGGCACGCTATTTTTGGATGAAGTCGGTGAAATCCCTCTGGAACTGCAGAGCAAGCTACTGCGGGTGCTGCAGGATCAGCAGTTTGAGCGGGTGGGCGATAACCGTACCCGCGAGGTAGATGTGCGGGTGATTGCTGCTACTAACCGTGATCTACGTGACATGATCGAAGAGGGCCACTTTCGTGAGGATCTCTATTTCCGCCTTAATGTCTTCCCGATTGATTCGGTACCGTTGCGCAAACGAATAGAAGATGTACCGCTGCTGGCACGGCATTTTTTACAGCGTGCCTGCCTGAAGTTTAATAAACCCGGCGTGCGCATTCCCCCCGCCCAGTTGGAAATTCTTCAGCGCTACCCATGGCCGGGCAATATTCGTGAGTTGGAAAACATTATTGAGCGCCAAGTGATTGTGACCCAGGATCGCCGCTTGATGTTTGATGACTTGCTATTGGGGGAGCCCCCGCGTGCGATAGGTCTTACTAATCCGGTTGCACCAGCCCACGCCAGCGTGGAGAAAAGTGAAACACTACTGCTGACCGAACATGCGCTGGGGCAGCGCCAGCGGGAGAGCACGATTGCCGCTCTGGAAAGGGCGGGAGGTAAAGTTTCTGGGGCAGGAGGTGCGGCGGAGTTGCTTGGCATAAAGCCCACGACGCTTGCCTCACGGCTAAATAAATGGGGCATCGACACGCGGGAGTTTCGTAGAAGAGAGCCACATTTATCGCCAAGGCATCATGCTTTGGACTAA
- a CDS encoding TolC family outer membrane protein, with protein MRLAHWAVNAPLRPLLLAVFTASFVLPAQAADLITITRDALDNNAELASARSEYLGVEAGRDVVRSGLLPQINASGTVAHNEQYESQGSSRAGVGAGTGSVSAGDDRYNTVSLSLEATQALYDEVTRRQVTQAERQIDQQVYLLAATEQQLLIDVASAYFDILRAHEVLEARFAQERAIGRQLEQAGEQFEVGLIAITEVEEARATFDQSRADRIAAESNLQVAFEALEQLTGQRYASIEALGDSMPIALPEPSSRDYWVEQAIERNPQVLAQQAGIEVSRSGVDIARAGRLPTLSAFGNYQYGDSDIDNTTGNDSSSQVGIRANLPIYTGGSTSASIRQGTYQLESSQYDFESQRRSSIQQVRSLYTQVSNDVETVEAREQAIVSNQSALEATRAGYEVGTRNIVDVLNAEQNLYNAIANYAEARYNYVVNLLSLRQQAGRLDVDAIEEVNAWLTGDEVNFTLPESGGDDPYEPALNIGAPPQPGM; from the coding sequence ATGCGACTGGCACACTGGGCAGTCAATGCCCCTTTACGACCCCTGCTGTTAGCGGTATTTACGGCTTCTTTTGTATTGCCTGCTCAAGCCGCCGACCTAATCACGATTACCCGTGATGCGTTGGATAATAACGCTGAGCTTGCTTCGGCGCGCTCGGAATATTTGGGTGTTGAAGCAGGCAGAGATGTTGTGCGTAGCGGGTTATTACCCCAAATTAACGCCTCGGGTACCGTGGCGCACAATGAACAGTATGAAAGCCAGGGTTCATCCCGAGCGGGAGTAGGGGCTGGAACGGGTAGTGTGAGCGCTGGTGATGACCGCTACAACACCGTATCGCTCTCCCTTGAAGCCACCCAGGCGCTCTATGATGAAGTAACCCGCCGACAAGTCACCCAGGCCGAGCGCCAGATTGACCAGCAGGTATATCTGCTAGCGGCGACTGAGCAGCAGTTGCTAATCGATGTAGCCAGCGCCTATTTCGACATTCTGCGTGCTCACGAAGTCCTCGAAGCGCGGTTTGCTCAAGAGCGAGCTATTGGCCGTCAGCTTGAGCAGGCCGGTGAGCAGTTTGAGGTCGGGTTGATTGCAATTACCGAAGTCGAAGAGGCCCGGGCTACCTTTGACCAGTCCCGTGCTGATCGCATTGCCGCAGAGAGCAATCTGCAGGTGGCATTTGAGGCTCTGGAGCAGTTGACCGGCCAGCGTTATGCCAGCATTGAGGCGCTGGGCGACAGTATGCCGATAGCACTTCCCGAGCCAAGCAGCCGCGATTACTGGGTAGAGCAGGCTATTGAGCGTAACCCTCAGGTATTGGCCCAACAAGCGGGGATCGAGGTGTCACGTAGCGGTGTAGATATTGCCCGCGCGGGTCGTTTACCCACGCTTTCAGCCTTTGGCAACTATCAGTATGGCGACAGTGATATTGATAATACCACCGGCAATGACTCCTCTAGCCAAGTAGGCATTCGCGCTAATTTACCCATCTACACCGGCGGCAGCACCAGCGCTAGTATCCGGCAAGGGACTTATCAGCTGGAAAGCAGCCAGTATGATTTCGAATCCCAGCGTCGTTCGTCGATTCAGCAAGTCCGCTCGCTTTATACCCAGGTTAGCAATGATGTGGAAACTGTCGAGGCTCGTGAGCAGGCCATCGTCTCCAACCAAAGTGCGCTGGAAGCAACACGCGCCGGTTACGAGGTCGGTACCCGTAACATAGTGGACGTTTTAAATGCTGAGCAGAATTTATACAACGCGATCGCCAACTATGCCGAGGCGCGATACAACTATGTCGTCAACCTGCTCTCGCTGCGTCAGCAAGCCGGACGCCTGGATGTAGACGCCATTGAGGAAGTCAATGCGTGGTTAACCGGCGATGAGGTGAATTTTACCTTGCCAGAAAGCGGTGGCGACGACCCCTATGAGCCCGCGCTCAACATCGGTGCACCGCCCCAGCCTGGTATGTAA
- a CDS encoding efflux RND transporter periplasmic adaptor subunit: MKKMIHSRRASLVTLVAALALSACGQEQTEVPQQGAQQEAPPHKVEVAEMERQDIPLDKSYPSLLRSDGEVTLVARVNGFLEERHFEPGQLVEEGDRLYTIEPDLYQATVNQREADLQSARAQLARAQRDAQRFEQLLSQNSVSRQQYDQALADQRVAQASVAQAEAALTSANLDLGYSQVTAPVSGMIGLSQVNVGNLVTSGTELATITPLDPLEVRFQLPQRDAFELRRQLSDGDDTSDIRAKLSIPGVSGGSDSELEGHLDFLGSRVDSGTSTVQASATFENPDATVLPGQFVRVRIEGLKRFDVMAVPEIAVTQGLMGPQVFVLDDDNKARERTVSLGEVAGPWQLIREGLEPGDRVVVGDPAGLEPGMTIEPQPFDGNAENIVENVEQEEAQQQAEAAETMEDGAADGQPTEGEEGAQ; this comes from the coding sequence ATGAAAAAGATGATTCACTCACGCCGAGCGAGTCTGGTGACGCTAGTAGCTGCGCTGGCACTTTCAGCCTGCGGTCAAGAACAAACCGAGGTACCTCAGCAGGGTGCCCAGCAAGAAGCACCGCCCCATAAGGTCGAAGTTGCCGAAATGGAGCGTCAGGATATACCGCTGGATAAGTCGTACCCCTCACTGCTGCGCAGTGATGGTGAAGTCACTTTGGTTGCCCGTGTAAATGGGTTTCTGGAAGAACGCCACTTTGAACCCGGCCAGTTGGTCGAAGAAGGCGATCGTCTTTACACCATCGAGCCAGATCTTTATCAGGCAACGGTTAATCAGCGTGAAGCGGATCTACAGAGCGCTCGTGCCCAGCTTGCCCGCGCCCAGCGTGATGCTCAGCGCTTTGAGCAACTGCTAAGCCAAAACTCGGTGAGTCGTCAGCAGTATGACCAGGCGTTAGCCGACCAACGGGTCGCCCAGGCGAGCGTTGCGCAAGCCGAGGCGGCCTTAACCAGCGCCAATTTAGACTTAGGCTATTCCCAAGTTACAGCCCCTGTTTCGGGTATGATCGGTTTGAGCCAAGTGAATGTGGGCAATTTAGTGACTTCCGGTACTGAGTTGGCGACGATCACGCCACTGGATCCGCTGGAAGTTCGTTTTCAACTGCCTCAGCGTGACGCATTCGAGCTGCGTCGCCAATTGAGCGACGGCGATGATACGTCGGATATTCGCGCAAAACTGAGCATCCCTGGGGTGAGTGGCGGCAGCGATTCTGAACTGGAAGGCCATTTGGATTTCCTGGGTTCGCGTGTTGATAGCGGTACCAGCACCGTGCAAGCGTCTGCAACCTTCGAAAACCCCGATGCGACTGTGCTGCCTGGCCAATTTGTGCGCGTGCGTATAGAGGGTCTGAAGCGTTTTGATGTGATGGCCGTGCCGGAAATTGCCGTTACCCAAGGGTTGATGGGCCCGCAGGTGTTTGTCCTGGATGATGATAATAAAGCCCGCGAAAGGACTGTTTCATTGGGTGAAGTGGCTGGCCCGTGGCAGTTGATTCGTGAGGGATTAGAGCCGGGGGATCGTGTGGTAGTAGGAGACCCTGCTGGTTTAGAGCCGGGCATGACGATTGAGCCTCAACCATTTGATGGCAACGCTGAAAACATTGTTGAAAATGTGGAGCAAGAAGAGGCACAACAGCAGGCTGAAGCTGCAGAGACAATGGAAGATGGGGCGGCAGATGGTCAGCCCACTGAAGGGGAAGAGGGTGCGCAATAA
- a CDS encoding efflux RND transporter permease subunit gives MNFSNFFISRPIFATVLAIIVTLVGVMSMRILPIEQYPNVVPPTVSVQAQFPGADAETVAQTVAAPIAEAINGVEDMLYMTSNSSDNGSMSLSVAFNIGTDGDINTINVNNRVQGALSQLPEAVQSQGVTVELRSDSILMFIALTSPDGDYDKIFMQNYATLNVLDELRQVPGVGNAEVLGGGEFAMRIWMDPDKLAQYDLTPSEVASAIRAQNTEVPAGSLASTPQSDPRAYTYTITAGGRLNDVDDFRNIYLRTNNDGSSLRLEDVARIELGASSYGVDARLNGSSMAPIIINQQPGANALETAQGVRTAMEDLSTRFPPGLEYVAPYDTTLFIDASVETVIHTFIEAFLIVIVILFIFLQNWRFTVIAMSVVPVAVVGTFAGFYLLGFSINLLTLFALVLSIGIVVDDAILVVENVERVLSEEDDISVRDATIRAMKEVGGPVIATSLIMAAVFIPVAFLGGFTGQIYQQFAITVAISVALSALMALTFTPALSAIFIKHKVAGAGQSKFKRALNTPFRLFDRLFAGITAAYMWIVKGLVRFWLLALALTVLTGVGSYWLYANTPSTLVPETDQGVVLVSVSLPDAASLDRTQRYMAKLSTAIEDIPGVEYSSAVAGYDILSSAVNTARGVMFINLSPWSERELTASELVGRIMGLGASIDGGSAMAFNLPPIMGLSTTGGFTGYLQSFDGASTRELYEASLQIMQKANQHPALNRVFTTFNVNVPSYRANIDQQKALSYGVALENINSALGNTFGNGFVNFFSYQNRNFQVYLQNEDEFRKTPEDVSSVYVRGGNGERIPLSEFVELERQTGPAVVSRFGVYAGAQFQGQPAPGYSSAQAIEAMEGIVQETLGSDWGMGWTGTAYQESNMGSAATLAIVFGLLMVFLILAAQYESWSLPLAVLTATPFAFLGGVGGIALRGLDTSVYVQIGMLVVVGLAAKNAILIVEFAELQRKEQGKTIREAAITAAELRFRPIVMTSLAFIFGTLPLALATGASDVSSHHIGTTVAVGMASVAILGSLFIPSFYAMIATVSDWLGRKMKGNRHDGSQPALEHEKH, from the coding sequence ATGAACTTCTCTAACTTCTTCATCAGTCGGCCGATTTTTGCCACGGTACTGGCGATTATCGTGACGCTGGTGGGCGTGATGTCCATGCGCATACTGCCTATTGAACAGTATCCCAACGTGGTACCGCCAACGGTATCGGTACAGGCTCAGTTCCCCGGAGCGGATGCGGAAACTGTTGCACAGACCGTGGCGGCACCTATCGCAGAAGCGATTAACGGCGTTGAGGACATGCTTTACATGACCTCCAACAGCTCCGATAACGGCAGTATGAGTTTGAGCGTGGCATTTAATATCGGCACTGATGGCGATATTAATACGATTAACGTGAATAACCGCGTTCAAGGTGCGCTCTCTCAGTTGCCTGAAGCAGTGCAGTCGCAAGGCGTCACCGTTGAGCTCCGCTCCGACTCTATCTTGATGTTTATTGCGTTGACCTCGCCGGACGGCGACTATGACAAAATTTTCATGCAGAACTACGCTACCCTCAATGTACTTGACGAACTTCGTCAGGTACCAGGGGTAGGTAATGCAGAAGTACTGGGTGGCGGCGAGTTTGCCATGCGAATCTGGATGGATCCGGATAAGTTAGCCCAGTACGATCTCACTCCTAGCGAAGTAGCTAGTGCGATTAGAGCGCAAAATACGGAAGTGCCAGCGGGTAGTTTGGCATCGACACCGCAAAGCGATCCACGCGCATACACCTACACGATTACCGCTGGAGGTCGCCTCAATGATGTTGATGACTTCCGTAATATTTACCTGCGAACCAATAACGACGGCTCTTCACTACGTTTGGAGGACGTTGCACGTATTGAGCTTGGGGCGTCTTCTTACGGCGTTGATGCGCGTTTGAATGGCTCCAGCATGGCGCCGATTATTATTAATCAACAGCCCGGTGCAAATGCGCTAGAAACTGCTCAAGGTGTGCGTACGGCGATGGAAGATTTGTCCACTCGCTTCCCGCCCGGGCTTGAGTATGTGGCACCTTACGATACTACGCTGTTTATCGATGCCTCTGTAGAGACGGTCATTCATACCTTCATTGAAGCGTTCCTAATCGTTATCGTCATTCTGTTTATTTTCCTGCAGAACTGGCGTTTTACTGTCATTGCGATGTCAGTGGTGCCGGTGGCGGTAGTGGGCACTTTTGCAGGTTTCTATCTATTAGGCTTTTCGATCAATCTGTTGACGCTATTTGCGCTGGTGCTCTCGATAGGGATAGTCGTCGATGATGCGATCTTGGTTGTGGAGAACGTCGAGCGCGTGCTGAGTGAAGAGGATGATATCAGTGTGCGGGATGCCACTATCCGGGCGATGAAAGAAGTCGGCGGGCCGGTTATTGCGACTTCGCTGATTATGGCCGCTGTGTTTATACCCGTGGCTTTCCTGGGCGGCTTTACCGGACAGATTTATCAGCAGTTTGCGATTACCGTGGCGATCTCGGTAGCGCTCTCAGCGCTGATGGCATTGACCTTTACGCCCGCCCTCTCTGCGATCTTTATCAAGCATAAAGTCGCGGGCGCCGGTCAATCCAAATTCAAGCGCGCGCTGAATACACCGTTTCGCCTGTTTGATCGGCTGTTTGCCGGTATTACCGCCGCCTATATGTGGATCGTAAAAGGCCTAGTAAGGTTTTGGCTGCTGGCGCTTGCGCTGACGGTGCTTACCGGTGTGGGGTCTTACTGGCTATATGCTAATACACCCTCAACGTTGGTGCCTGAAACCGATCAGGGGGTCGTCCTGGTGAGCGTGTCGTTGCCAGATGCGGCTTCACTTGACCGTACTCAACGCTATATGGCGAAACTCAGTACGGCAATTGAAGATATCCCTGGGGTGGAATACTCCTCGGCAGTGGCGGGTTATGACATTCTTTCAAGCGCCGTGAATACTGCTCGTGGTGTGATGTTTATCAATCTTAGCCCTTGGTCTGAGCGTGAACTAACCGCCAGCGAGCTGGTTGGGCGTATTATGGGGTTAGGCGCAAGTATTGATGGTGGCTCTGCTATGGCCTTTAACTTGCCGCCCATTATGGGACTTTCGACAACCGGCGGGTTCACTGGTTACCTTCAGTCATTTGATGGGGCGTCGACACGCGAGCTCTATGAGGCCTCGTTGCAAATAATGCAAAAGGCTAACCAGCATCCCGCCTTGAACCGGGTTTTTACCACCTTCAATGTTAATGTGCCGTCATATCGTGCCAATATCGACCAGCAGAAGGCGTTGAGTTATGGCGTGGCGCTGGAGAATATTAACTCGGCCTTAGGTAATACATTTGGTAATGGTTTTGTGAACTTCTTTAGCTATCAAAACCGTAATTTCCAAGTCTATCTGCAAAACGAAGACGAATTCCGTAAAACGCCGGAAGACGTTAGCAGCGTCTACGTGCGCGGCGGTAACGGCGAACGTATTCCGCTTTCCGAGTTTGTCGAGCTTGAGCGCCAAACCGGGCCGGCGGTAGTGTCGCGGTTTGGGGTTTATGCTGGTGCCCAGTTCCAGGGACAGCCTGCGCCTGGGTACAGCTCTGCCCAAGCCATTGAAGCGATGGAAGGGATCGTGCAAGAGACGCTAGGCTCTGACTGGGGAATGGGGTGGACCGGCACGGCGTATCAAGAGTCCAACATGGGCAGCGCAGCGACGCTGGCGATTGTCTTCGGCCTATTGATGGTCTTCCTGATCCTAGCGGCTCAGTATGAGAGCTGGTCGTTGCCCCTCGCGGTGCTGACCGCTACCCCCTTTGCTTTCCTAGGGGGGGTTGGTGGCATCGCATTGCGCGGGTTGGACACCAGTGTGTATGTGCAGATCGGCATGCTGGTGGTGGTTGGGTTGGCGGCCAAGAACGCGATCCTTATCGTCGAATTTGCCGAACTGCAGCGTAAGGAGCAGGGTAAAACAATCCGTGAGGCGGCGATTACCGCAGCAGAACTGCGTTTCCGCCCGATCGTGATGACATCGTTGGCGTTTATCTTCGGTACGTTGCCGTTGGCCTTAGCCACCGGTGCTAGTGATGTAAGTAGCCATCACATCGGCACTACGGTGGCGGTGGGTATGGCGTCTGTTGCTATCTTGGGGAGTCTATTTATCCCCAGCTTCTACGCTATGATTGCAACTGTTTCTGACTGGCTAGGTCGCAAGATGAAAGGGAATAGACATGATGGCTCACAGCCGGCGCTTGAGCATGAAAAGCACTAG
- a CDS encoding alpha/beta fold hydrolase: MDALEFVRVRELEVAVRIWNPTAPRTLVAWHGLARHGGDFRALAQELGSEWRVLAPDTPGRGLSSWSLFPAHDYLYSHYVTVAIALLDHFELEYVDWLGTSMGGLLGMLIAADPQHSARISRLILNDVGPELNTQGLIGLSSYFGVTHRFSTFSELQQELNRHYASFGITDESARRELALNSARRLPDGSWTYHFDPRIGEQFVHDTPRDMWADWANIRCPTMVIRGEESTLLDPETLPRMAAVQPKLVTLTVPHCGHAPMLDKPAQVNPIRDFLNRPAPRPTSVDKTQNATVWQRVVQWLAQQWRRWK, encoded by the coding sequence ATGGATGCCTTGGAGTTTGTACGCGTACGCGAATTAGAAGTGGCTGTACGCATCTGGAATCCTACCGCCCCCCGCACCCTGGTCGCCTGGCACGGCCTTGCCCGCCACGGTGGCGACTTTAGAGCACTGGCGCAGGAACTCGGCAGTGAATGGCGGGTTCTCGCCCCGGACACCCCTGGACGTGGACTATCAAGTTGGTCACTGTTCCCTGCTCACGACTACCTTTATAGCCATTATGTGACGGTAGCGATCGCGTTACTCGATCACTTTGAACTCGAGTATGTTGATTGGCTGGGCACCTCGATGGGTGGCCTGCTAGGTATGTTGATCGCCGCTGATCCACAGCACAGTGCGCGTATTTCCCGGCTGATTCTTAACGACGTTGGGCCTGAGCTGAACACACAGGGTCTTATTGGCCTCTCCAGCTATTTCGGCGTGACCCACCGCTTCTCTACCTTTAGCGAACTCCAGCAAGAGCTCAACCGGCACTACGCTAGCTTCGGTATTACCGATGAATCCGCACGGCGCGAGCTAGCACTCAACAGTGCCCGTCGATTACCGGATGGCAGTTGGACGTATCACTTTGATCCACGCATTGGGGAGCAGTTTGTACACGATACACCACGCGACATGTGGGCAGACTGGGCGAATATTCGCTGCCCGACGATGGTGATACGCGGCGAGGAGTCCACGCTTTTAGACCCGGAAACGCTGCCGCGGATGGCCGCAGTGCAACCTAAACTTGTGACACTTACCGTGCCACACTGCGGCCACGCGCCCATGCTGGATAAGCCAGCACAGGTTAACCCCATTCGCGACTTTTTAAACCGCCCCGCCCCTCGCCCTACCTCCGTTGATAAAACGCAAAACGCCACTGTCTGGCAGCGTGTAGTGCAGTGGCTGGCGCAGCAGTGGCGGCGATGGAAATAA
- a CDS encoding TetR family transcriptional regulator: MARKTKAEAAATREALLDAAEEVFFAKGVARTSLEQIARHAGLTRGAVYWHFKNKGDLFMALVEQVRMPFQSLMDEVDKADAELSPLESIRLACHAGLVRLEQPSYQRILSILLHRCEFFSDINPLEMQDKIGNECFEEMLDVFVLAKQQKILREDLSPEMATRLMQSMLGGLFHDWLRNPEAFSISERGGELIDTAIRLMQR; the protein is encoded by the coding sequence ATGGCAAGAAAGACCAAAGCAGAAGCGGCTGCTACCCGAGAAGCACTGCTTGACGCTGCTGAAGAGGTATTCTTTGCCAAAGGCGTGGCGCGCACTTCCCTTGAGCAAATTGCTCGCCATGCAGGCCTCACCCGTGGTGCCGTTTATTGGCACTTTAAAAACAAAGGCGACCTGTTCATGGCACTGGTTGAACAGGTGCGTATGCCCTTCCAGTCGCTGATGGATGAAGTCGACAAAGCTGACGCCGAATTATCACCGCTGGAGTCTATACGACTGGCTTGCCATGCGGGCTTGGTGCGCCTTGAGCAACCCTCTTACCAGCGGATACTGTCGATTTTACTGCATCGCTGCGAATTTTTTAGCGATATTAATCCGTTAGAAATGCAGGACAAGATCGGCAATGAGTGCTTTGAGGAAATGCTCGATGTCTTTGTGCTAGCTAAGCAGCAAAAGATATTGCGCGAAGATCTCAGCCCCGAAATGGCGACGCGGCTAATGCAATCCATGCTCGGCGGCCTTTTCCATGACTGGCTACGTAACCCCGAAGCTTTTTCCATCAGTGAGCGCGGTGGTGAGCTGATTGATACCGCTATTCGTTTAATGCAGCGTTAA